The following proteins are co-located in the Escherichia fergusonii ATCC 35469 genome:
- the flhA gene encoding flagellar biosynthesis protein FlhA has protein sequence MTNLASVLRLPGNLKSTQWQILAGPILILLILSMMVLPLPAFILDLLFTFNIALSIMVLLVAMFTQRTLDFAAFPTILLFTTLLRLALNVASTRIILMEGHTGAAAAGKVVEAFGHFLVGGNFAIGIVVFIILVIINFMVITKGAGRIAEVGARFVLDGMPGKQMAIDADLNAGLIGEDEAKKRRAEVTQEADFYGSMDGASKFVRGDAIAGILIMVINVIGGLLVGVLQHGMSMGHAAESYTLLTIGDGLVAQIPALVISTAAGVIVTRVSTDQDVGEQMVKQLFSNPRVMLLCAAVLGLLGLVPGMPNLVFLLFTAGLLALAWWIRGQEQKAPAEPQPIKMPENNSVMEATWNDVQLEDSLGMEVGYRLIPMVDMQQDGELLGRIRSIRKKFAQDMGFLPPVVHIRDNMDLQPARYRILMKGVEIGSGDAYPGRWLAINPGTAAGTLPGEQTVDPAFGLSAIWIESALKEQAQIQGYTVVEASTVVATHLNHLLGLYAAELFGRQEAQQLLDRVTQEMPKLTEDLVPGVITLTTLHKVLQNLLDEKVPIRDMRTILETLAEHAPVQSDPHELTAVVRVALGRAITQRWFPGNNEVQVIGLDVALERLLLQALQGGGGLEPGLADRLLAQTQEALSRQETLGAPPVLLVNHALRPLLSRFLRRSLPQLVVLSNLELADNRQIRMTATIGGK, from the coding sequence ATGACTAATCTGGCCTCCGTGCTGCGCTTGCCCGGCAACCTGAAATCAACACAATGGCAGATCCTCGCCGGACCCATCCTCATCTTGCTGATTTTGTCGATGATGGTGCTGCCATTGCCAGCGTTTATCCTCGACTTGTTGTTCACCTTTAATATCGCGCTATCGATAATGGTGCTGCTGGTGGCGATGTTTACCCAGCGCACGCTCGACTTTGCCGCGTTTCCGACAATTCTGTTGTTCACCACATTGCTAAGACTGGCACTTAACGTCGCTTCAACACGTATCATTTTAATGGAAGGGCATACAGGCGCAGCTGCGGCAGGGAAAGTGGTGGAAGCGTTCGGTCACTTTCTGGTTGGTGGCAATTTCGCCATTGGTATCGTGGTGTTTATCATTCTGGTCATCATCAACTTTATGGTTATCACCAAAGGGGCGGGGCGTATTGCCGAAGTAGGTGCGCGTTTTGTTCTTGATGGTATGCCAGGAAAACAGATGGCGATTGATGCTGATCTTAATGCCGGGTTGATCGGTGAAGATGAAGCGAAAAAACGCCGCGCGGAAGTGACTCAGGAAGCGGATTTTTACGGTTCGATGGATGGTGCGAGTAAGTTCGTACGTGGTGATGCCATCGCCGGGATCTTAATCATGGTCATCAACGTGATAGGTGGTTTATTGGTTGGGGTGCTGCAACATGGAATGAGTATGGGGCACGCCGCAGAAAGCTACACACTGCTGACTATCGGTGATGGTCTGGTCGCACAAATTCCGGCTCTGGTGATCTCCACGGCGGCAGGGGTGATTGTTACTCGTGTCAGCACCGATCAGGATGTTGGCGAACAGATGGTCAAACAGCTGTTCAGTAACCCTCGGGTGATGTTGCTCTGCGCAGCCGTTCTTGGCTTGCTCGGCCTGGTGCCAGGAATGCCGAATCTGGTGTTTTTGCTGTTTACTGCCGGGCTTCTGGCACTGGCATGGTGGATTCGTGGTCAGGAACAAAAGGCACCTGCTGAACCACAACCGATAAAAATGCCGGAAAATAATTCAGTAATGGAAGCGACATGGAATGACGTGCAACTGGAAGATTCGCTCGGAATGGAAGTGGGATACCGTCTGATCCCGATGGTGGATATGCAACAGGATGGCGAGCTATTGGGGCGCATTCGTAGTATCCGCAAGAAATTCGCTCAGGATATGGGCTTTCTGCCACCGGTAGTGCACATTCGCGACAATATGGATTTACAACCGGCACGGTATCGCATTTTGATGAAAGGGGTAGAAATTGGCAGTGGCGATGCTTATCCGGGGCGCTGGCTGGCCATTAACCCTGGGACAGCGGCAGGTACGCTGCCAGGCGAACAAACCGTTGATCCGGCATTTGGTTTAAGTGCTATCTGGATTGAAAGTGCACTGAAAGAACAAGCGCAGATTCAGGGATATACGGTAGTCGAAGCCAGCACTGTAGTGGCTACTCATCTTAACCATCTGCTTGGGTTATATGCTGCGGAACTGTTTGGTCGCCAGGAGGCGCAACAGTTGCTGGACCGCGTTACGCAGGAAATGCCGAAGTTGACGGAAGATCTGGTTCCTGGCGTTATCACGCTCACCACACTCCACAAAGTGTTGCAAAATCTGCTGGATGAGAAAGTACCGATTCGTGATATGCGTACTATCCTCGAAACACTGGCTGAACATGCTCCCGTTCAGAGCGATCCTCACGAGTTAACTGCCGTTGTGCGTGTGGCGCTGGGGCGAGCGATTACTCAACGCTGGTTTCCTGGTAATAATGAAGTGCAGGTTATCGGACTTGATGTTGCGCTTGAACGTCTGCTATTGCAGGCTTTACAGGGTGGTGGCGGACTGGAGCCTGGGTTGGCTGATCGTTTACTGGCGCAAACTCAGGAGGCGTTGTCTCGCCAGGAAACACTTGGCGCACCGCCTGTACTGCTGGTAAATCATGCGCTACGTCCGCTGCTCTCTCGCTTTTTACGCCGTAGCCTGCCACAACTGGTGGTGCTGTCGAATCTGGAACTTGCGGATAATCGACAGATCCGCATGACGGCAACGATTGGCGGGAAATAA
- the flhE gene encoding flagellar protein FlhE, which produces MRKLLAILLFPLVAKAAGEGMWQASSFGITLHHRGESMSSTPLAARQPVSGVMTLVAWRYQLIGPTPTGLRVRLCSQSRCVELDGQSGTTVAFSGVPALEPLRFIWEVPGGGRLIPPLKVQRNEVIVNYHR; this is translated from the coding sequence ATGCGTAAGTTACTGGCAATATTGTTATTTCCACTGGTTGCCAAGGCTGCTGGCGAAGGAATGTGGCAGGCCAGCAGCTTTGGCATTACGTTACATCATCGTGGGGAGTCAATGTCATCAACACCACTGGCAGCACGACAGCCTGTGTCGGGAGTGATGACGCTGGTAGCCTGGCGCTATCAGCTGATTGGCCCGACGCCAACGGGGCTTCGTGTACGTTTGTGCTCACAATCCCGGTGTGTCGAATTAGACGGGCAAAGCGGAACAACAGTGGCATTTTCTGGCGTACCCGCTTTAGAACCACTACGTTTTATCTGGGAAGTGCCTGGCGGTGGACGGTTAATTCCACCGCTCAAAGTTCAACGTAATGAAGTGATTGTGAATTATCACAGATAA
- the argS gene encoding arginine--tRNA ligase, with product MNIQALLSEKVRQAMIAAGAPADCEPQVRQSAKVQFGDYQANGMMAVAKKLGMAPRQLAEQVLTHLDLNGIASKVEIAGPGFINIFLDPTFLAENVQQALKSDRLGVATPEKQTIVVDYSAPNVAKEMHVGHLRSTIIGDAAVRTLEFLGHKVIRANHVGDWGTQFGMLIAWLEKQQQENAGEMALADLEGFYRDAKKHYDEDEEFAERARNYVVKLQSGDEYFREMWRKLVDITMTQNQITYDRLNVTLTRDDVMGESLYNPMLPGIVADLKAKGLAVESEGATVVFLDEFKNKEGDPMGVIIQKKDGGYLYTTTDIACAKYRYETLHADRVLYYIDSRQHQHLMQAWAIVRKAGYVPESVPLEHHMFGMMLGKDGKPFKTRAGGTVKLADLLDEALERARRLVAEKNPDMPADELEKLANAVGIGAVKYADLSKNRTTDYVFDWDNMLAFEGNTAPYMQYAYTRVLSVFRKAEIAEEELAAAPVIIREDREAQLAARLLQFEETLTVVAREGTPHVMCAYLYDLAGLFSSFYEHCPILSAENEEVRNSRLKLALLTAKTLKLGLDTLGIETVERM from the coding sequence GTGAATATTCAGGCTCTTCTCTCAGAAAAAGTCCGTCAGGCCATGATTGCGGCAGGCGCGCCTGCGGATTGCGAACCGCAGGTTCGTCAGTCAGCAAAAGTTCAGTTCGGCGACTATCAGGCTAACGGCATGATGGCAGTTGCTAAAAAACTGGGTATGGCACCGCGACAATTAGCAGAGCAGGTGCTTACTCATCTGGATCTTAACGGTATCGCCAGCAAAGTTGAGATCGCGGGTCCTGGCTTTATTAACATTTTCCTTGATCCGACATTCCTCGCTGAAAACGTTCAGCAGGCGCTAAAATCTGATCGTCTTGGTGTCGCAACGCCCGAAAAACAGACCATTGTGGTTGACTACTCCGCACCAAACGTGGCGAAAGAGATGCACGTCGGTCATCTGCGTTCCACCATCATTGGTGACGCGGCAGTGCGTACCCTGGAGTTCCTCGGTCACAAAGTGATTCGTGCTAACCACGTCGGTGACTGGGGTACTCAGTTCGGTATGCTGATTGCCTGGCTGGAAAAACAGCAGCAGGAAAATGCCGGTGAAATGGCCCTGGCTGACCTTGAAGGTTTCTACCGTGACGCGAAAAAACATTACGACGAAGATGAAGAGTTCGCCGAGCGCGCACGTAACTATGTGGTAAAACTGCAAAGTGGTGATGAGTATTTTCGTGAGATGTGGCGCAAACTGGTCGACATCACCATGACTCAGAACCAAATCACCTATGATCGTCTGAACGTGACGCTGACTCGTGATGACGTAATGGGCGAAAGCCTCTACAACCCGATGCTACCGGGAATTGTGGCTGATCTGAAAGCCAAAGGTCTGGCAGTAGAAAGTGAAGGTGCAACTGTCGTATTCCTTGATGAGTTCAAAAACAAGGAAGGCGATCCGATGGGCGTTATCATTCAGAAGAAAGATGGCGGCTATCTCTACACCACCACCGATATTGCCTGCGCGAAATATCGTTACGAGACGCTACATGCCGATCGCGTACTCTATTACATCGACTCCCGTCAGCACCAGCACCTGATGCAGGCGTGGGCGATTGTTCGTAAAGCTGGCTATGTGCCGGAATCTGTGCCGCTGGAACATCATATGTTTGGCATGATGCTGGGCAAAGATGGTAAACCGTTCAAAACCCGTGCTGGCGGTACAGTGAAACTGGCGGATCTGCTGGATGAAGCACTGGAGCGTGCACGCCGTCTGGTGGCAGAGAAGAACCCGGATATGCCAGCTGACGAACTGGAAAAACTGGCCAATGCAGTCGGTATCGGTGCGGTGAAATATGCTGATCTTTCCAAAAACCGTACTACTGACTATGTCTTCGACTGGGACAATATGTTGGCGTTCGAAGGTAACACCGCGCCGTATATGCAATATGCATACACTCGTGTGCTTTCCGTTTTCCGCAAAGCAGAAATTGCTGAAGAAGAACTGGCAGCAGCTCCGGTGATTATCCGTGAAGACCGCGAAGCGCAACTGGCTGCGCGTCTGCTGCAGTTTGAAGAGACTCTCACCGTGGTTGCCCGTGAAGGTACACCGCACGTGATGTGTGCTTATCTGTATGATCTGGCTGGTCTGTTCTCAAGTTTCTACGAACACTGCCCGATCCTCAGCGCAGAAAACGAAGAAGTACGTAACAGCCGTCTGAAGCTGGCATTGCTGACTGCTAAGACGCTGAAACTGGGTCTGGATACGCTGGGTATTGAAACAGTAGAACGCATGTAA
- a CDS encoding VOC family protein: MANWQTIDELHDISADLPRFTAALTELSTRVGLDITPLVADHISLRCHQNTTAERWRRGLEQCGELLSENIINGRPICLFKLHEPVNVAHWQLNIVELPWPGEKRYPHEGWEHIEIVLPGAAETLNARALALLSDEGLSQPGISVKTSSPKGEHERLPNPTLAVTDGKTTIKFHPWSIEEIVASERTA; encoded by the coding sequence ATGGCGAACTGGCAAACCATTGACGAACTGCATGATATTTCAGCTGATCTGCCGCGATTCACCGCGGCGTTAACAGAACTTTCCACGCGCGTGGGGCTGGATATCACGCCACTTGTCGCCGATCATATTTCATTACGCTGCCATCAAAATACTACAGCAGAACGCTGGCGTCGTGGGCTGGAACAGTGTGGGGAGCTGCTATCAGAAAATATCATTAATGGCCGTCCTATCTGCTTATTTAAATTACACGAACCAGTGAATGTTGCTCACTGGCAATTGAATATTGTGGAACTGCCCTGGCCAGGAGAGAAGCGTTATCCTCATGAAGGATGGGAGCATATAGAGATCGTTCTGCCAGGAGCCGCTGAGACACTTAATGCCCGAGCACTGGCGTTGCTTTCTGATGAGGGCTTAAGCCAACCAGGGATCTCTGTGAAAACCAGTTCACCGAAAGGTGAGCATGAGCGATTGCCAAATCCGACACTGGCAGTGACCGATGGCAAAACCACCATTAAATTTCACCCCTGGTCAATTGAAGAAATTGTTGCCAGCGAGCGGACAGCATAA
- the cutC gene encoding copper homeostasis protein CutC, producing MALLEICCYSLECALSAQRNGADRIELCAAPKEGGLTPSLGVLKSVRQHVTIPVHPIIRPRGGDFCYSDGEFAAILEDVRTVRELGFPGLVTGVLDEDGNVDMPRMAQIMAAAGPLAVTFHRAFDMCANPLKTLNNLRDLGVARVLTSGQKSDAVQGLSIIMELIAQTDAISIMAGAGVRAANLQQLLNAGVLEVHSSAGMWQTSPMRYRNQGLSMSSDAHADEYSRYVVDGAAVAEMKGIIVRHQAK from the coding sequence ATGGCTTTACTGGAAATTTGCTGTTACAGCCTTGAGTGTGCTTTGAGTGCGCAACGTAACGGTGCGGATCGCATTGAGCTATGTGCTGCACCGAAAGAGGGCGGGCTGACTCCATCCTTAGGGGTACTTAAATCTGTTCGCCAGCATGTTACGATCCCCGTTCACCCAATCATTCGCCCGCGCGGAGGCGACTTTTGTTACAGCGACGGCGAATTTGCCGCCATACTTGAAGATGTACGAACGGTCCGGGAGTTGGGTTTCCCTGGCCTGGTTACTGGAGTTCTGGATGAAGACGGTAACGTCGATATGCCGCGAATGGCGCAAATCATGGCAGCAGCAGGCCCATTAGCCGTGACATTTCACCGGGCCTTCGATATGTGTGCTAATCCATTAAAAACATTAAACAATTTACGTGATCTTGGTGTAGCACGGGTACTAACATCAGGGCAAAAATCTGATGCAGTGCAAGGTTTATCAATAATTATGGAACTTATTGCCCAAACTGATGCCATAAGCATTATGGCCGGAGCAGGAGTTCGTGCAGCTAATCTGCAGCAACTTCTCAATGCCGGGGTGCTGGAAGTTCATAGTTCCGCTGGAATGTGGCAAACCTCACCAATGCGTTATCGCAATCAAGGATTGTCCATGTCATCAGATGCACACGCGGATGAGTATTCGCGGTATGTCGTAGACGGGGCGGCGGTTGCTGAAATGAAAGGAATCATCGTGCGCCATCAGGCCAAATGA
- the cmoB gene encoding tRNA 5-methoxyuridine(34)/uridine 5-oxyacetic acid(34) synthase CmoB, whose translation MIDFGNFYSLIAKNHLSHWLETLPAQIASWQREQQHGLFKQWSNAVEFLPEIKPYRLDLLHSVTAESEEPLSAGQIKRIETLMRNLMPWRKGPFSLYGVNIDTEWRSDWKWDRVLPHLSDLTGRTILDVGCGSGYHMWRMIGAGAHLAVGIDPTQLFLCQFEAVRKLLGNDQRAHLLPLGIEQLPALKAFDTVFSMGVLYHRRSPLEHLWQLKDQLVNEGELVLETLIIDGDENTVLVPGDRYAQMRNVYFIPSALALKNWLKKCGFVDIRIADVSVTTTEEQRRTEWMVTESLSDFLDPHDPGKTVEGYPAPKRAVLIARKP comes from the coding sequence ATGATCGACTTTGGTAACTTTTATTCTCTGATTGCCAAAAATCATCTTTCACACTGGCTGGAAACGCTGCCCGCGCAGATTGCCAGCTGGCAGCGCGAACAGCAGCACGGTCTGTTTAAACAGTGGTCCAATGCGGTGGAATTTCTGCCTGAAATTAAACCGTATCGTCTTGATTTACTACATAGCGTGACGGCAGAAAGCGAAGAGCCACTGAGCGCCGGGCAGATTAAGCGCATTGAAACACTGATGCGCAACCTCATGCCGTGGCGCAAAGGGCCGTTTTCACTGTATGGCGTGAACATCGATACCGAATGGCGTTCTGACTGGAAATGGGATCGTGTTCTGCCCCATCTTTCTGATTTAACCGGGCGCACCATTCTTGATGTCGGCTGCGGCAGCGGTTATCACATGTGGCGCATGATTGGCGCAGGCGCACATCTGGCGGTGGGTATCGACCCTACGCAACTGTTTCTGTGCCAGTTTGAAGCGGTGCGTAAACTGCTGGGTAACGATCAGCGCGCGCATCTGTTGCCCTTAGGTATTGAACAACTTCCGGCGCTGAAAGCCTTTGATACCGTCTTTTCGATGGGCGTGCTTTACCATCGCCGTTCGCCGCTGGAGCATCTCTGGCAGTTGAAAGATCAACTGGTAAATGAAGGTGAACTGGTGCTGGAAACGCTGATTATTGATGGCGATGAAAACACGGTGCTGGTACCAGGCGATCGTTACGCGCAAATGCGTAATGTCTATTTCATCCCGTCAGCCCTGGCGTTGAAAAACTGGCTGAAGAAGTGTGGTTTTGTTGATATCCGCATTGCGGATGTGAGCGTTACCACGACCGAAGAGCAGCGACGCACCGAATGGATGGTCACCGAGTCTCTGTCCGATTTCCTCGACCCACATGATCCGGGTAAAACGGTGGAAGGCTATCCTGCGCCTAAACGCGCGGTACTGATTGCGCGCAAGCCATGA
- the cmoA gene encoding carboxy-S-adenosyl-L-methionine synthase CmoA, producing MSHRDTLFSAPIARLGDWTFDERVAEVFPDMIQRSVPGYSNIISMIGMLAERFVQPGTQVYDLGCSLGAATLSVRRNIHHDNCKIIAIDNSPAMIERCRRHIDAYKAPTPVDVIEGDIRDIAIENASMVVLNFTLQFLEPSERQALLDKIYQGLNPGGALVLSEKFSFEDAKVGELLFNMHHDFKRANGYSELEISQKRSMLENVMLTDSVETHKARLHQAGFEHSELWFQCFNFGSLVALKAEDAA from the coding sequence ATGTCTCACCGCGACACGCTATTTTCTGCCCCTATCGCCAGACTGGGCGACTGGACCTTTGATGAACGGGTAGCCGAAGTCTTCCCGGATATGATCCAGCGTTCCGTTCCCGGTTACTCCAATATTATTTCCATGATTGGTATGTTAGCCGAACGCTTCGTTCAACCTGGTACGCAGGTTTACGATCTGGGTTGTTCTCTGGGCGCGGCGACGCTCTCAGTGCGTCGCAACATTCATCATGATAATTGCAAAATTATCGCCATCGACAACTCCCCGGCGATGATTGAACGCTGCCGTCGTCATATTGACGCCTATAAAGCCCCTACGCCAGTAGACGTTATTGAAGGTGATATTCGTGATATCGCCATTGAAAATGCATCAATGGTGGTGCTGAATTTTACCCTGCAATTCCTGGAACCTTCCGAGCGTCAGGCGTTACTGGATAAAATTTATCAAGGGCTGAACCCGGGCGGTGCGCTGGTGCTTTCGGAAAAATTCAGTTTCGAAGATGCCAAAGTTGGTGAATTGCTGTTCAACATGCACCACGACTTTAAACGTGCCAACGGTTACAGCGAACTGGAGATCAGCCAGAAGCGCAGCATGCTGGAAAATGTGATGCTAACCGATTCTGTGGAAACCCATAAAGCTCGCCTGCATCAAGCCGGTTTTGAACATAGCGAGCTGTGGTTCCAGTGCTTTAACTTTGGTTCACTGGTGGCATTAAAAGCAGAGGACGCTGCATGA
- a CDS encoding MAPEG family protein, whose product MVSALYAVLSALLLMKFSFDVVRLRMQYRVALGDGGFSELQSAIRIHGNAVEYIPIAIILLLLMEMNGAETWMVHICGIILLMGRLMHYYGLHHHLFRWRRSGMSATWCALLLMVLANLWYMPWELVFSLR is encoded by the coding sequence ATGGTAAGCGCGCTGTATGCCGTTTTAAGTGCGTTGTTATTAATGAAGTTCTCTTTTGATGTCGTTCGCCTGCGAATGCAGTACCGCGTTGCCCTGGGTGACGGTGGTTTTAGCGAGCTGCAAAGCGCTATTCGTATTCATGGCAATGCGGTGGAATATATTCCCATCGCTATTATCCTTTTATTGTTAATGGAGATGAATGGCGCAGAAACCTGGATGGTGCATATTTGTGGCATCATTTTGCTAATGGGCCGTCTAATGCACTATTACGGTCTGCATCATCATCTGTTTCGCTGGCGGCGCTCCGGCATGAGCGCCACCTGGTGTGCGCTGTTGCTGATGGTGCTGGCGAATCTTTGGTATATGCCCTGGGAGTTGGTTTTCTCCCTGCGTTAG
- a CDS encoding DUF72 domain-containing protein, translating to MIYIGLPQWSHPKWVRLGITSLEEYARHFNCVEGNTTLYAMPKPEVVLRWREQTTDDFRFCFKFPATISHQAALRHCDDLVAEFLTRMSPLAPRIGQYWLQLPAKFGPRELPALWHFLDSLPGEFNYGVEVRHPQFFAKGEEEQTLNRGLHQRGVNRVILDSRPVHAARPHSEAIRDAQRKKPKVPVHAVLTATNPLIRFIGSDDMTQNRELFQIWLQKLAQWHQTTTPYLFLHTPDIAQAPELVHTLWEDLRKTLPEIGAVPAIPQQSSLF from the coding sequence ATGATTTACATCGGTCTGCCGCAGTGGTCGCATCCTAAATGGGTTCGGTTGGGGATCACCAGCCTGGAAGAGTATGCCCGCCACTTTAACTGCGTGGAGGGCAACACCACGCTATACGCTATGCCGAAACCCGAGGTTGTCCTGCGCTGGCGTGAGCAGACCACAGATGACTTCCGCTTCTGCTTTAAGTTTCCAGCGACCATTTCGCATCAGGCAGCATTACGGCATTGCGATGATTTAGTGGCAGAATTTTTAACCCGTATGTCACCGCTGGCTCCGCGCATTGGGCAATACTGGCTGCAACTGCCTGCCAAATTCGGCCCACGGGAACTGCCTGCGCTTTGGCATTTTCTCGACTCTCTTCCCGGCGAGTTTAATTATGGTGTGGAAGTCCGCCATCCACAGTTTTTCGCCAAAGGGGAAGAGGAACAAACGCTTAATCGCGGTTTACATCAGCGCGGCGTTAATCGGGTGATTTTAGACAGCCGCCCGGTTCATGCAGCACGTCCACACAGTGAAGCCATTCGCGACGCTCAACGAAAAAAACCTAAAGTTCCGGTACATGCTGTACTGACGGCGACAAATCCGCTGATTCGTTTTATCGGTAGTGATGATATGACGCAAAACCGGGAATTATTTCAGATCTGGTTACAAAAATTAGCGCAGTGGCATCAGACCACTACGCCTTATCTTTTTTTACATACGCCAGATATTGCCCAGGCACCGGAACTGGTACATACCCTGTGGGAAGACTTACGTAAAACGCTTCCAGAGATCGGAGCAGTTCCGGCTATTCCACAGCAATCTTCTCTTTTCTGA
- a CDS encoding hydrolase, producing the protein MLELNAKTTALVVIDLQEGILPFAGGPHTADEVVNRTGKLAAKFRANGQPVFLVRVGWSADYAEVLKQPVDAPSPAKVLPENWWQHPAALGATDSDIEIIKRQWGAFYGTDLELQLRRRGIDTIVLCGISTNIGVESTARNAWELGFNLVIAEDACSAASAEQHNNSINHIYPRIARVRRVEEILNAL; encoded by the coding sequence ATGCTTGAACTGAATGCTAAAACCACTGCGCTGGTGGTAATTGACTTACAAGAAGGCATCTTACCTTTTGCCGGTGGTCCTCATACTGCCGATGAGGTGGTTAATCGGACAGGGAAGCTGGCGGCGAAATTTCGCGCGAACGGTCAGCCCGTGTTTCTGGTGCGCGTTGGCTGGTCTGCCGATTACGCGGAAGTATTAAAACAGCCGGTTGATGCCCCCTCCCCCGCTAAAGTGTTACCCGAAAATTGGTGGCAACATCCTGCTGCATTAGGTGCAACCGACAGCGACATCGAAATCATCAAACGTCAATGGGGTGCGTTTTACGGTACGGATCTGGAGTTGCAGTTACGCCGCCGGGGTATCGATACAATAGTGTTATGTGGGATCTCGACCAATATCGGTGTTGAATCCACCGCCCGCAATGCCTGGGAACTCGGTTTTAATCTGGTGATTGCCGAAGACGCCTGTAGCGCCGCCAGTGCCGAGCAGCACAATAACAGCATTAACCATATCTACCCACGCATCGCCCGTGTGCGTAGGGTGGAAGAGATCCTCAACGCATTATGA